From Mycobacterium cookii:
CCAGCGTCAGCGTCTTCGCGAGATCCGCGTAGGTGATCTTGGCGTGCAGCGCATTGAACAACTCGGGTATGGAGCCGCGCGGGAATTCGACGTCGACGACGGGTCCGGTGATCCGCACCACGCGGCCGTTGGTGTCGCCACCCTTCGAGTTCGTCGACTTCTCAGCCTGTTTGGTGGTAGCAGCCATGTCCTCTTCGCTTCCTGATGGGGCCTATTTGGCGTCGGCGAGCGCATTGGCGCCACCGACGATTTCGCTGATTTCCTGAGTGATCTGCGCTTGCCGCTCACGGTTGGCTTCCAACGTGAGCGACTTGATGAGGTCGTCGGCATTGTCGCTGGCCGATTTCATCGCCCGCTGGCGTGATGCCAATTCTGAGGCAGCGGACTGCAGCAGCGCCGTGTATATCCGGGTGGCCAGGTAACGCGGCAGCAGCGCGTCGAACAGCGTCGTCGCGTCCGGCTCGAACGAGTACAACGTGCGTGGCTCGTTGTCGTCTTCGACGTACTCCACGACCATCGGGGCGATGCGGTGCGCCTCGGCTGACTGCGACATCATGCCCTTGAACTCGGTATAGACGACGTGCACCTCGTCGACTCCGGGCTCCTCGGCGTCGTCGCCGCCTTCGGACCCGCTGGTGAAGGCGGACACCAACGTCTCTGCCACCTCCGCGGCGTTCTCGTAGCTGGGCCGCTCCGAGAAGCCGGTCCACGACTCGGTGATGTCCCAGTTGCGAAAGCTGTAGTAGCCCAGCGCTTTGCGCCCGACGGTGTACAGCACAGGCTTCTTGCCGCTCTCGCGTAGCAGCGAGAAAAGCTCCTCAGCCCGCCGGAAGGCGCTGGAGTTGTACGCACCGCACAGGCCGCGGTCAGACGAAACCACCAGCACGGCGGCCCGTTTCGGCTCAGGACGCTCGACCAGCAATGGATGGTCCAGCGCGGCCTCCTCGGCCAGCGTGGTGAGCACACGGGTGAGCTCGTCGGAGTACGGCCGGGCCTCCTGCAGCCGGGCCTGCGCCTTGCCGATGCGCGACGTCGCGATCATTTCCTGGGCCTTGGTGATCTTTTTGATCGACCCGGCGGAACGGATTCGACCCCGCAGTTCGCGAAGTGTGGCAGCCATTCTCGATTACTTCTTCTTCTGCTCCGGCGGCGCGGGCTTGTGCACCTGCACCGACTCTTTCGCAACCTGGTCTTCGTCGAGCGGTTCCACGTGCTCGTCGGGCACCACCGAGCCACCGCCGGTGGCCGCGAAGCCCTTCTTGAAGTCCTTGACCGCGTCGGTCAGCTTCGTCTCGTTTTCCTCGCTGAGCTTCCCGGAGTCCCGAATGTCGGACAGCAGCCCCTCGTGCGAGGCGCGTACGTGGTCGAGGAACTCGGCCTCGAATCGGCTGACGTCTTCGACGGGCACCGAGTCCAGGTGACCGCCGGTCCCGAGGAAGATCGAGACCACCTGCTCCTGAACGGGCAACGGCCGGTACTGCGGCTGCTTGAGCAACTCCACCAGTCGCTCGCCGCGCTCCAGCTGTGCTTTCGATGTCGCGTCCAGGTCTGAGGCGAACGCCGCGAACGACTCCAGCTCGCGGAACTGCGACAGGTCCAACCGGAGGCTTCCGGCCACCTCTTTCATCGCCTTGATCTGCGCGGCGCCACCCACACGCGACACGGACACACCGACGTTGATCGCCGGCCGCACACCCTGGTTGAACAAGTCGGACTCCAGGAAGCACTGCCCGTCGGTGATCGAGATGACGTTGGTGGGGATGTACGCCGAGATGTCGTTTGCCTTGGTCTCGATGACCGGCAGACCGGTCAGTGAGCCGCCGCCGAGCTCATCGGACAGCTTCGCGCAGCGCTCCAGCAGCCGTGAGTGCAGATAGAAGACGTCACCGGGGTACGCCTCGCGACCCGGCGGGCGACGTAGCAGCAGCGAGATCGCACGGTAGGCCTCGGCCTGCTTGCTCAAGTCGTCGAAGACGATCAGCACGTGCTTGCCGTCATACATCCAGTGCTGAGCGATCGCCGAACCGGTGTACGGCGCAAGCCATTTGAACCCGGCGGCGTCGGACGCGGGCGCCGCGACGATGGTGGTGTAGTCCATCGCGCCACCTTCGTCCAGTGCTCGACGGACCGAAGCGATCGTGGTGCCCTTCTGGCCAATCGCCACGTAGACGCAACGCACCTGCTTCTTCGGATCACCGGATTCCCAGTTCTGGCGCTGGTTGAGAATGGTGTCCACGCATACGGCGGTCTTGCCGGTCTTGCGGTCGCCGATGATCAGCTGGCGCTGGCCGCGGCCGATCGGGGTCATCGCGTCGATGGCCTTGATACCGGTCTGCAGCGGCTCGCTCACGCTTTGCCGCTGCACCACCGACGGGGCCTGAATCTCCAAGGCGCGCCGCGCGTCCGGTTCGATGTCGCCCTGGCCGTCGATAGGGTGCCCGAGCGGATTAATGACCCGGCCGAGGAAGCCATCACCGACGGGCACCGAGAGCACCTCGCCGGTTCGCTTGACCTGCTGGCCCTGTTCGAGCTTCTCGAAGTCACCCAGGATCACCGCGCCGACGCTGTGCTCGTCGAGGTTCAGTGCGACACCCAGGACGCCACCGGAGAATTCGAGCAGCTCCTGGGTCATCACCGATGGCAAGCCCTCGACGTGTGCGATGCCGTCTCCGGCGTCGACCACCGTGCCCACCTCTTCACGGGCGGTGTCGGAGGTGAAGGAGCTTACGTATTCCTCGATCGCGCCTTGGATATCTTCAGCGGAGATCGTCAACTCTGCCATGGCTTTTCGTTCTTCCTGCTTGTCGATGGTGTTGAGTTAGGTGGTGTTTCAGTCCGGTAGCTGGCTTTGGGCCGCGGCGAGACGAGACGACAGTGTTCCGTCGATGGTCTCGTCGCCGACGGTTATCGCCAGCCCGCCGAGCAGCTCGGGGTCGATGTGCAATTGCGCCGCAACCGGATGGCCGTAGATCCGGCTCAGCACTTCGGTCAGCCGAGTGCGCTGGGCGTCGCTGAGTTCGGCCGCCGCGCTCACTTGCGCGACGACTTCTCCCCGGCGAGCCACCGCGACTTTTGCCAGTCCCAGCACTGCGTCTTCGGCCGACTGCCCGCGCAACAACTCGACCGTCTTGGAGAGCAGATCAGCCGTGACCGAGTCGATGCTTGTTCCTGCACCGCCAAGCACGTTGCGTAACAGCTCAGTTCGTGCGTCGGCGGCTACCTCGTAGTCGCCGAGCAAGATGGCGAGACGAGGCTGGGCGTCGAGAATTCGGGAAAACCGGAACAGTTGTTCTTCGACGTCGTCGAGGTGCCCGGCCCGGTCGGCCCGGACCAACACTGCCGACTGCGACACCAGTTCAACGGCATCGACGAGATCGGATTGGGCCGACCAGCGCTGGGCGACGGCATTCTTCAGCAAGTCCAGCGCGGGCTGACCGACCTTGTCCGACAACAGGCGTTCGATCAAACGAACTCTGGGCGACGCGTCTTCGGCCGGCAACGTCAGATAGCGGGTGACGACGGTTTCGCGAATCAACATCGCTGCGGCCGCCGTCAGATCGTCGGCAAGCGTCGACAGTCCGTTGTCGTCGAGGCTTTCGGCTGCCTCACCGAAGTGCTTCAACAGGTCAGCCAACGCGGCCCTGCTGGCCGAGCGCATCTTGGCCGCGATCGGATACTCGACCTCTGCCTCCGAAGGTGCCATCGCATCGAGGTCATCGAGGAACCTGTCCACGGTGGCGGCCTGCTGCGCCGGATCGGCAACGTAGCCACGCACCAATTCGCCCGCCCGCCGCACGGATTCGGCACCGACGTCTTGGCGCAGCTGGCGGATCAGCTGTGCGCGGGCCAGCTCGACCTGCTTGACGCCTTGCGCTTTGATCCGCTCGACATCGCTGTCGGCCTGTTCGGCCAACTGCTCAGCGATGCGTTTGGCGTCGACCTGCGCCTCTTCGGTGATCCGCTTTGCCTCAGCGTGGGCATCTTCTTTCGCCTTGCTGTGGGCACGGCTGGCTTCCGCCAGCCGGTCGGCGGCAGCCGCCGAGTCAGCAAGATCCTTGCGCACCGCATCCTGGCGGTCCGACATCAACTTGCGGACTGGTGGCACCACGTAACGCCAGATCAGCCACACGATGACCGCGAAGCCGGCCAGCTGTCCGAGGAATGTTGACATGTCTCCCTACCGCCCCGACCCCGTGGCCGTGACCGAGGTCGAGATGTCGACACCGAGGATGCGGCTCGCCAACGTGGCGGAGATCGTGTCCACCTTCGCGCGAAGCTCTCCCGCGACGGCGTCGCCTTCCCGCTTCAGTTGCTCGTTGGCGTCCTGCAGTGTCGCCGACACCTGCTCCTCAGCACCGCCGCGCTTCTCCTCGACGACCTTGCGGCCCGAAGCGCGCGCCTCGTCGCGAGCCGCCGAGGCCTTGACCCGAGCGTCGGCCATCGCCTTCTCGTAGTCTTCCTGTGCGGCAGCGAACTGTTCGGCCGATTGCTTGTTGTCAGCAGCCGTTTTGGTGACCATGTTGTCGCGCTCTTTCAGCACCTTCGAGATCGGCGGAACCACAAAGGTGCCGATCACGCCGAGCACGATCAAGAAGATGATCAGCTCGACGAAGAACGTGCCGTTAGGGACGAGGAAGTTGCTGCCTCCCTCAGCCAGGACCATCGCGCTCATGTCACCCATCGTGTTGTTACTTGACCGGAGTGGCGAAGACGAACAGCGCCATGAAGGCCAGGTTGATGAAGTAGGCGGCCTCGACCAGACCCACCGTGATGAAGAACGGTGTGAACAGTCGGCCCTGCGCCTCGGGCTGCCGGGCGATGCCGGAGATCAGCGCGTTACCGGCGACACCGTCACCGATACCGGCGCCGATCGCGCCACCTGCCAAGATCAGCCCGCCGCCGATGAGGGCGCCGGCAGCGATTGTGGGGTTCATTGCTTATCCTCCTTGATATTTGGTAGCGGTCTACCAAGTCCGTCGTGTTGTTGGGAGCCAGAAGTCGTCTTGCGGTCTTACTCGTGTTCCCCTTCCAGCTCCATCGCTTGACTGAAGTACAAGATCGTCAGCAGCGCGAAGATGAACGCCTGAATCGCGCCGACGAACAAGTCGAAGGTCTTCCAGACTGCGTTGGGCAGCCACAGGATGTACGGCGGGAACAGCGCGATCAGCGCGACCAGGATCCCGCCGGCGAAGATATTGCCGAAGAGTCGGAGCGACAGCGAGATCGGCTTGGCGAGTTCCTCCACCACGTTGATCGGCGCGAGCACCGCGACGTGCCCCTTGAGCACCGCGACTGGGTGTCCGATGATGCCGCGGCGCCAGATGCCCGCCGCGTGATAACAGACGAACACGAACAGGGCCAGGGCGAGCACGTAGTTGATGTCCGCCGCGGCCGACGACAGCAACTCGGTCGTTTTCCCGTGATCGGAGTACTGCAGCGGCAGCACCGACAACCAGTTGGAGATCAAGATGTAGATGAAAAGCGTTACGGCGAGCGGCAATACGAAGGGCGCGATCCGCATGCCGATGGCACTTTCGATCTGGTTGCGCATCTGAATGGTGATCGCCTCGAAGAACAGCTGTACACCACCCGGAACGCCGGTCGAGGTGACCTTCGCGCGCAGGAAGAATGCGAGTCCGATGACGATGACGGCCGCGATCGCCGACGAGGTAACTGTGTCGACATTGACGGTCAAGCCGAACCAGTTGGCGGTTTCGTGATGGCCGACCTCGATCGCGCCCTCAGCCAGAAACGCCTCAGTCATCGCTGCTTCCTGTCCCTTCAATCGCGTCGGCCGTCCCGGTACGCAGCTTCTTCATCACCGGCAGTGCGGTCGTCAGCACCAGCAACACCTGAAAGAGCGCCAACCCGAACACCACACCGAGCCCGGCCGGCCGGAAGACGAATGCGATGGTCAGTCCGACGACGGTGATGACCATCAGCCGGGTTGCCGAGTTCAAGGCCATTTTCTTTTTCAGCGGATGCGCATCCGCGGTGATCGCGGCCACCGAACGTTGCACTCCCAGCGCGTTGAGCAAACCCAACAGCAGGCCCACGCCGAAGAACGCGCCGACTTTCGGATGGCCGAGCGAACCGGCGACTGCGATCGCGACGGCGGTCAGCACGAGCGAAGTGACGAAGAGCCGAACGGGCCGGAAAGCAACGGAGGGGAACACCAACGGCGCGTCCTGCGCTGGTGTTGTCACTGCTGCACCTCAGTCCTCATTCGGGGGGAGTTGCCGGGTCGATTGTTGCGTGGCCCGTTGAGCGTATCGGAGCGCATTCTTCGCACTCGCATCACCCAAGGGACTACTCCCCTTTGTCGGTCGTCAGTCGGCACAATCGGAGGTGAATCCGTTGGCCAGTGGCCGGCAACCCGCGAGGTTAATTCGGGTTCTACCAGCACCGTACCACATCGACGATGACCCTACTACTCCTCGTCGTAGACGTCGTCGCGGCGTCGTAACAGCGGAATCAAAGTCGCGACAGCCGCGATCGCGATTGCGCCCAACATCACTGCGGCGGTATCACGCGGGTTGAAGAAGATCGTGCTCGCAGTGCCGAAGGCGACGATGCCGACCCACAAATAGATGATCAGCACGACCCGCCGATGCGAATGACCGATCTGGAGCAGTCGGTGGTGCAGATGCATCTTGTCGGGGCTGAACGCACTGCGGCCCGCCCGGGTTCGTCGCACGATCGCCAGCAGGAGATCGAGCATCGGCACGAACATGACCGCGACAACCAACAGGAACGGCGACAGCAGAGCAAACACATCGCGAGCCCCGTACGCGGACTGCGAAATCGGTCCCGCCGCCGTCGTCGACGCCGCCGCCAGCATCAGTCCGATCAGCATCGAACCGGAATCGCCCATGAAGATCTTCGCCGGGTGGAAGTTGTGCGGCAGAAAGCCCAGGCACGCGCCGGCCAACACCACCGATATGACAGCAGGCGGATAGAACAGCACGTCGCCGCCGTGGTCGCGCAACAGGCCGACGGAAAACATGCAGATCGCCAACGCCGTGATGAGTCCCAGCCCCGCAGCCAGCCCGTCGAGGCCGTCGACGAAGTTCATCGCGTTCACGATCGACACGGTCAGCGCCAGCGTGAGCAGAATCGACGACGCCTGATCCAACACGATGGTCCCGACGCCGCCCAGCGGAATGTAGAGCACGCTCCAGGCGACTCCCATCGTGACCAGCACACTGGCCGCGGTGATCTGACCGGCGAACTTGGTCAGCGCGTCCAGGCCCCAGCGGTCGTCGATCAGACCGATGCCCATGATCAGCGCGCCGGCCACCACCACCGCGGGCATACCCGAGGAGTAGACGAAACCGCGGGTGAGCGCGGGTAGCTGCGATGCCAGAAAGACGGCGGCGATGACTCCGATGTACATGGCCAGCCCGCCCATCCGGGGCGTGGGCGTCACGTGCACGTCGCGTTCGCGGGGATAGGCCACCGCACCGAATCGGGTGGCCAGCAGGCGAACCGGGCCGGTCGCGAAGTAGGTGATGATCGCAGCAGTCAGCCCGACGAGGGCGAGCTCGCGCAGCGGGACACCGGCGCCACGATCGGATAACGCGAGCAGACCGCCCGCGAGGGTGTCGGCACCGCTAACCATCTGAGGAAAGGTACTTCACCGCCCTGAGATCGATCTGAGGTGACCCGGCCGGTCAGCCGGTCAAACTCCCGTCGTCCACGCCGAGCACCTCGGCGATCCGCTCTGCGCTGACCGGTCCGGATCGAAGGATCCGCGGCTGGCCGCCGGTCAGATCGAGGATGGTCGAGGCGGCCTGCTGCGCTGACGGACCGGCATCGAGGTAGACGTCGACGAGGTCACCCAACTGCTCGCGGGCGTTGGCGGCGTCGACGGCTGGCGGCTGGCCGGAGACGTTCGCGCTGGACACTGCCATCGGTCCGACCTCGCGCAGCAGTTCGATCGCGACCGGGTGCAGCGGCATACGAAGCATGACCGTGCCGCGGGCATCGCCGAGATCCCACTGCACTGACGGCGCCTGGCGGACCACGAGGCTCAGCGCACCGGGCCAGAATGCGCGCACCAGGTCGCGCATCGCGGTGGACACCGACATGGCCAGGCCGTCGATGGTGTGCCAGGAGCCGACCAGCACCGGCACCGGCATGTCCCGCCCGCGACCCTTGGCCGAGAGCAGCGCTGCCACGGCCGCGCTGTCGAACGCGTCCGCGCCTACGCCGTACACCGTGTCTGTCGGAAGAACAACCAGCCCACCGTTTTTCACGGCTGCAGCAGCCTTCATGATTCCGCGGGAGCGCTGGTCGGGATCGGAGCAGTCGAACAGTTCACTCATTCGCCACCCCTCCTGCGGGCCGTTGCGAATCTCGGCCGTCCGGTCAGGTCGGTCCGGGACTCGATAGCGTCGAAAAGTCCTGTTTCACAAAGACCTTCGCATGTCAGCGTTGATGTGGTGTCGTCGTGCTCGACGGCGAACCAGCCTCCGGGCCGCAGCCAGCGCGCCGCGAGCGGAACGATCGCGTCGATCACCGCCATGCCGTCCGGTCCCCCGAACACCGCGTGAGCCGGATCATGCTGGAGCACTTCGGGTTCGAGCGCCGTTCCGTCGGGCACGTAGGGCGGGTTCGCGACCACCAGGTCGACCAGTTCGTCGAGTTCGGGCAAGACGTCGGCACCGGTGACGTCTGCCCGCAGCAACTCCACGGCGGTGCCGGCCGAATTCGCCCGCGCATAGTCCAGTGCCGCAACGGAATCGTCGATACCTAACACCCGCGCGTCGGGCCAGTGTCGCGCCAGAGCCAGGGCCAAGGCACCCGACCCGGTGCAGATGTCGACGATCACCGGCGCAGCGGGAAGGGGTTGCGCCGTCGCCCATTCCAGCATCGCCTCGGTTTCGGGGCGCGGGATGAACACGCCGGGACCGACGGACAGCGTCAGCGGGCCGAATACGGCGGTACCGGTCAGGTGCTGCAACGGAATTCGGCGCGACCGCGCCGCGATCACATCGTGGTAGCTATCGAAGAACGCCTCGTCCGCCGAGTCGACCAGTAGCAACCGCCCACGCTCGGTACCTGCGACGTGCGCGGCGAGTTCCTCGGCGTCGTGGCGCGCGGAGTCGATGCCGGCATCAGCGAGTTGCGTTGTGGCCGAGTCGATCGCGGACCTCAACTCGAACTGGATCGTCATGCTTGCTGCTGCAGCCGAGACTGCTTGTCGGCGGCGGCCAGCGCGTCGAACAGCGCATCGAGGTCGCCATCGAGAAGCTGATCGAGGTTGTGCGCTTTGTAGCCGATGCGATGGTCGGTGATCCGGTTCTCCGGGAAGTTGTACGTGCGGATGCGCTCGCTGCGGTCGACGGTGCGGATCTGGCTGGCGCGGTCCGCCGACGCGTCGGCCGACGCCTGCTCTTCGGCCAGCGCCTGCAAACGCGCCGCCAGCACCAGCATCGCGCGGGCCTTGTTCTGCAGCTGCGACCGCTCGTTTTGACAGGTGACGACAATTCCGGTGGGCAGGTGGGTGATTCGGACCGCCGAGTCGGTGGTATTAACACCTTGCCCGCCCTTCCCCGACGACCGGTAGACGTCGATGCGCAGATCCGACTCGTCGATCTGCACCTCACCCACTTCTTCGGGCTCCGGGTAGACCAGCACGCCGGCCGCCGAAGTATGCACGCGGCCTTGAGATTCGGTGACCGGCACGCGCTGCACGCGGTGCACGCCGCCCTCGAACTTCATCCGCGACCACACGCCGTCGGCCGAGTCACCCTTGCTCGCGATCGTCAGCGTTGCGTCTTTATAGCCACCCAGATCCGAGTAGGTCTCGTCCA
This genomic window contains:
- a CDS encoding F0F1 ATP synthase subunit C, whose protein sequence is MNPTIAAGALIGGGLILAGGAIGAGIGDGVAGNALISGIARQPEAQGRLFTPFFITVGLVEAAYFINLAFMALFVFATPVK
- a CDS encoding glycosyltransferase family 4 protein; this encodes MVSGADTLAGGLLALSDRGAGVPLRELALVGLTAAIITYFATGPVRLLATRFGAVAYPRERDVHVTPTPRMGGLAMYIGVIAAVFLASQLPALTRGFVYSSGMPAVVVAGALIMGIGLIDDRWGLDALTKFAGQITAASVLVTMGVAWSVLYIPLGGVGTIVLDQASSILLTLALTVSIVNAMNFVDGLDGLAAGLGLITALAICMFSVGLLRDHGGDVLFYPPAVISVVLAGACLGFLPHNFHPAKIFMGDSGSMLIGLMLAAASTTAAGPISQSAYGARDVFALLSPFLLVVAVMFVPMLDLLLAIVRRTRAGRSAFSPDKMHLHHRLLQIGHSHRRVVLIIYLWVGIVAFGTASTIFFNPRDTAAVMLGAIAIAAVATLIPLLRRRDDVYDEE
- the atpA gene encoding F0F1 ATP synthase subunit alpha; protein product: MAELTISAEDIQGAIEEYVSSFTSDTAREEVGTVVDAGDGIAHVEGLPSVMTQELLEFSGGVLGVALNLDEHSVGAVILGDFEKLEQGQQVKRTGEVLSVPVGDGFLGRVINPLGHPIDGQGDIEPDARRALEIQAPSVVQRQSVSEPLQTGIKAIDAMTPIGRGQRQLIIGDRKTGKTAVCVDTILNQRQNWESGDPKKQVRCVYVAIGQKGTTIASVRRALDEGGAMDYTTIVAAPASDAAGFKWLAPYTGSAIAQHWMYDGKHVLIVFDDLSKQAEAYRAISLLLRRPPGREAYPGDVFYLHSRLLERCAKLSDELGGGSLTGLPVIETKANDISAYIPTNVISITDGQCFLESDLFNQGVRPAINVGVSVSRVGGAAQIKAMKEVAGSLRLDLSQFRELESFAAFASDLDATSKAQLERGERLVELLKQPQYRPLPVQEQVVSIFLGTGGHLDSVPVEDVSRFEAEFLDHVRASHEGLLSDIRDSGKLSEENETKLTDAVKDFKKGFAATGGGSVVPDEHVEPLDEDQVAKESVQVHKPAPPEQKKK
- the prmC gene encoding peptide chain release factor N(5)-glutamine methyltransferase; the protein is MTIQFELRSAIDSATTQLADAGIDSARHDAEELAAHVAGTERGRLLLVDSADEAFFDSYHDVIAARSRRIPLQHLTGTAVFGPLTLSVGPGVFIPRPETEAMLEWATAQPLPAAPVIVDICTGSGALALALARHWPDARVLGIDDSVAALDYARANSAGTAVELLRADVTGADVLPELDELVDLVVANPPYVPDGTALEPEVLQHDPAHAVFGGPDGMAVIDAIVPLAARWLRPGGWFAVEHDDTTSTLTCEGLCETGLFDAIESRTDLTGRPRFATARRRGGE
- the prfA gene encoding peptide chain release factor 1, whose protein sequence is MTQSVHAIDALVAEHAALERQLADPELHSNAGNARKVGRRFAQLAPIVATHRQLISARDDLETARELAVDDASFADEVTELETQVDELETKLSDMLAPRDPHDADDVVLEVKSGEGGEESALFAADLARMYIRYAERHGWNVTVLDETYSDLGGYKDATLTIASKGDSADGVWSRMKFEGGVHRVQRVPVTESQGRVHTSAAGVLVYPEPEEVGEVQIDESDLRIDVYRSSGKGGQGVNTTDSAVRITHLPTGIVVTCQNERSQLQNKARAMLVLAARLQALAEEQASADASADRASQIRTVDRSERIRTYNFPENRITDHRIGYKAHNLDQLLDGDLDALFDALAAADKQSRLQQQA
- a CDS encoding F0F1 ATP synthase subunit gamma, whose amino-acid sequence is MAATLRELRGRIRSAGSIKKITKAQEMIATSRIGKAQARLQEARPYSDELTRVLTTLAEEAALDHPLLVERPEPKRAAVLVVSSDRGLCGAYNSSAFRRAEELFSLLRESGKKPVLYTVGRKALGYYSFRNWDITESWTGFSERPSYENAAEVAETLVSAFTSGSEGGDDAEEPGVDEVHVVYTEFKGMMSQSAEAHRIAPMVVEYVEDDNEPRTLYSFEPDATTLFDALLPRYLATRIYTALLQSAASELASRQRAMKSASDNADDLIKSLTLEANRERQAQITQEISEIVGGANALADAK
- a CDS encoding F0F1 ATP synthase subunit B — protein: MGDMSAMVLAEGGSNFLVPNGTFFVELIIFLIVLGVIGTFVVPPISKVLKERDNMVTKTAADNKQSAEQFAAAQEDYEKAMADARVKASAARDEARASGRKVVEEKRGGAEEQVSATLQDANEQLKREGDAVAGELRAKVDTISATLASRILGVDISTSVTATGSGR
- a CDS encoding ATP synthase subunit I, with protein sequence MTTPAQDAPLVFPSVAFRPVRLFVTSLVLTAVAIAVAGSLGHPKVGAFFGVGLLLGLLNALGVQRSVAAITADAHPLKKKMALNSATRLMVITVVGLTIAFVFRPAGLGVVFGLALFQVLLVLTTALPVMKKLRTGTADAIEGTGSSDD
- the atpB gene encoding F0F1 ATP synthase subunit A — translated: MTEAFLAEGAIEVGHHETANWFGLTVNVDTVTSSAIAAVIVIGLAFFLRAKVTSTGVPGGVQLFFEAITIQMRNQIESAIGMRIAPFVLPLAVTLFIYILISNWLSVLPLQYSDHGKTTELLSSAAADINYVLALALFVFVCYHAAGIWRRGIIGHPVAVLKGHVAVLAPINVVEELAKPISLSLRLFGNIFAGGILVALIALFPPYILWLPNAVWKTFDLFVGAIQAFIFALLTILYFSQAMELEGEHE
- a CDS encoding L-threonylcarbamoyladenylate synthase, which encodes MSELFDCSDPDQRSRGIMKAAAAVKNGGLVVLPTDTVYGVGADAFDSAAVAALLSAKGRGRDMPVPVLVGSWHTIDGLAMSVSTAMRDLVRAFWPGALSLVVRQAPSVQWDLGDARGTVMLRMPLHPVAIELLREVGPMAVSSANVSGQPPAVDAANAREQLGDLVDVYLDAGPSAQQAASTILDLTGGQPRILRSGPVSAERIAEVLGVDDGSLTG
- a CDS encoding F0F1 ATP synthase subunit B/delta, whose product is MSTFLGQLAGFAVIVWLIWRYVVPPVRKLMSDRQDAVRKDLADSAAAADRLAEASRAHSKAKEDAHAEAKRITEEAQVDAKRIAEQLAEQADSDVERIKAQGVKQVELARAQLIRQLRQDVGAESVRRAGELVRGYVADPAQQAATVDRFLDDLDAMAPSEAEVEYPIAAKMRSASRAALADLLKHFGEAAESLDDNGLSTLADDLTAAAAMLIRETVVTRYLTLPAEDASPRVRLIERLLSDKVGQPALDLLKNAVAQRWSAQSDLVDAVELVSQSAVLVRADRAGHLDDVEEQLFRFSRILDAQPRLAILLGDYEVAADARTELLRNVLGGAGTSIDSVTADLLSKTVELLRGQSAEDAVLGLAKVAVARRGEVVAQVSAAAELSDAQRTRLTEVLSRIYGHPVAAQLHIDPELLGGLAITVGDETIDGTLSSRLAAAQSQLPD